One segment of Clarias gariepinus isolate MV-2021 ecotype Netherlands chromosome 6, CGAR_prim_01v2, whole genome shotgun sequence DNA contains the following:
- the anapc11 gene encoding anaphase-promoting complex subunit 11 isoform X2, whose protein sequence is MKVKIKQWHGVASWLWVANDENCGICRAPFNGCCPDCKVPGDDCPLVWGQCSHCFHMHCILKWLNSQQVQQQCPMCRQEWKFKE, encoded by the exons ATGAAGGTGAAGATAAAGCAGTGGCACGGTGTGGCCTCATGGCTCTGGGTGGCCAATGATGAAAACTGTGGCATCTGCAGAGCTCCGTTTAACGGCTGCTGTCCGGACT GTAAAGTCCCCGGAGACGACTGCCCGCTGGTCTGGGGTCAGTGCTCCCACTGCTTCCACATGCACTGCATCCTGAAGTGGCTGAACTCGCAGCAGGTGCAGCAGCAGTGCCCCATGTGCCGGCAGGAGTGGAAGTTTAAAGAGTGA
- the anapc11 gene encoding anaphase-promoting complex subunit 11 isoform X1: MKVKIKQWHGVASWLWVANDENCGICRAPFNGCCPDCKVPGDDCPLVWGQCSHCFHMHCILKWLNSQQVQQQCPMCRQEWKFKEGETT, encoded by the exons ATGAAGGTGAAGATAAAGCAGTGGCACGGTGTGGCCTCATGGCTCTGGGTGGCCAATGATGAAAACTGTGGCATCTGCAGAGCTCCGTTTAACGGCTGCTGTCCGGACT GTAAAGTCCCCGGAGACGACTGCCCGCTGGTCTGGGGTCAGTGCTCCCACTGCTTCCACATGCACTGCATCCTGAAGTGGCTGAACTCGCAGCAGGTGCAGCAGCAGTGCCCCATGTGCCGGCAGGAGTGGAAGTTTAAAGA GGGAGAGACAACATGA